In Lepus europaeus isolate LE1 chromosome 22, mLepTim1.pri, whole genome shotgun sequence, the following are encoded in one genomic region:
- the DIO2 gene encoding LOW QUALITY PROTEIN: type II iodothyronine deiodinase (The sequence of the model RefSeq protein was modified relative to this genomic sequence to represent the inferred CDS: inserted 1 base in 1 codon), with product MGILSVDLLITLQILPVFFSNCLFLALYDSVILLKHVVLLLSRSKSTRGEWRRMLTSEGLRCVWKSFLLDAYKQVKLGEDAPNSSVVHVSNPEAGDGAGSGAQGKTADGAECHLLDFASSERPLVVNFGSATUPPFTSQLPAFRKLVEEFSSVADFLLVYIDEAHPSDGWAVPGDSSLAFEVKKHRNQEDRCAAAHQLLERFSLPPQCRVVADRMDNNANVAYGVAFERVCIVQRQKIAYLGGKGPFWYNLQEVRRWLEKNFSKRXKSRLAG from the exons ATGGGCATCCTCAGCGTAGACTTGCTGATCACACTGCAAATCCTGCCAGTGTTTTTCTCCAACTGCCTCTTCCTGGCGCTCTATGACTCGGTCATTCTGCTCAAGCACGTGGTGTTGCTGCTGAGTCGCTCCAAGTCCACTCGCGGAGAGTGGCGGCGCATGCTGACCTCAGAGGGACTCCGCTGTGTCTGGAAGAGCTTCCTCCTTGACGCCTACAAACAG GTGAAATTGGGCGAGGATGCCCCCAATTCCAGTGTGGTGCACGTGTCCAATCCTGAAGCAGGTGACGGTGCTGGGAGTGGTGCTCAGGGCAAGACAGCGGATGGAGCCGAATGCCACCTCCTTGACTTTGCCAGCTCCGAGCGCCCACTGGTGGTCAACTTTGGCTCGGCCACTTGACCTCCTTTTACCAGCCAGCTGCCAGCCTTCCGAAAACTGGTGGAAGAGTTCTCCTCAGTGGCTGACTTCCTGCTGGTCTACATTGATGAGGCTCATCCTTCAGATGGCTGGGCGGTGCCTGGGGACTCCTCTCTGGCCTTTGAGGTGAAGAAGCACCGGAACCAGGAAGACCGATGTGCAGCGGCCCACCAGCTTCTGGAGCGTTTCTCCTTGCCGCCCCAGTGCCGGGTTGTGGCTGACCGCATGGACAATAACGCCAATGTAGCATACGGGGTAGCCTTCGAACGCGTGTGCATCGTGCAGAGACAGAAAATTGCGTATCTGGGAGGAAAGGGCCCCTTCTGGTATAATCTTCAAGAAGTGCGGCGTTGGCTGGAGAAGAATTTCAGCAAGA TGAAATCTAGATTAGCTGGTTAA